A window of the Phaseolus vulgaris cultivar G19833 chromosome 5, P. vulgaris v2.0, whole genome shotgun sequence genome harbors these coding sequences:
- the LOC137834151 gene encoding uncharacterized protein, which translates to MGLQESLKADAELQKDLKDRCREQADKTERMEGEMATQAKAMDLLRADYDKLQVEVSRLRVEKEALEKQVASGDAAVEELEQEKKSLIQEMAGTFEEGRPKTFAEIRRRAVEHIASEGETYEKCTTATPARLKAQIRTQPVRVHQATTERKHSERKRAYEPRRTQPRGRAEERREGNRPPRQNFVMELKDLIVVPNIVDRLRPPVKSDKALGPHKESWCEFHEAFGHHINNCLALGHQLDELVKNGFLKDYLVER; encoded by the exons ATGGGCCTTCAGGAATCgctcaaagctgatgcagaacttcaaaaggacctgaaggaccgttgccgtGAGCAAGCTGACAAgacggagcggatggagggggaaatggccacccaagccaaagctatggaccttctccgggctGACTATGACAAgttacaggtcgaggtcagtcgacttcgcgttgagaaggaggctctagagaagcaggtggcctctggggatgccgccgttgaggagctTGAGCAGGAGAAAAAGTcacttatccaggagatggcgggtactttcgaggaggg TCGCCCTAAAACTTTCGCCGAAATAAGGCGACgagcggtagagcatattgcctCAGAAGGTGAGAcatacgagaagtgcacgactGCTACGCCCGCCCGGCTCAAGGCACAGATACGTACGCAACCTGTTCGGGTTCACCAAGCCACCACAGAGAGAAAACACTCAGAAAGGAAGCGCGCCTACGAGCCAAGGAGAACCCAACCTAGGGGTCGAGCAGAGGAAAGGAGAGAAGGAAACAGGCCACCGAGACAGAACTTTGTGATGGAACTCAAAGATCTGATTGTGGTGCCCAACATAGtcgacaggttgaggccaccggtgAAGTCTGACAAGGCGCTGGGACCCCACAAAgaatcatggtgcgaattccacgaggcatTTGGGCATCATATTAACAATTGCTTGGCGCTGGGTCACCAATTGGACGAACTCGTAAAGAATGGCTTCCTGAAGGACTACTTGGTGGAAAGGTAG